The region CTTTTTCTTATTGCCTTTAATGAAACCGTGAGTGTATTGCAGTAGTTGAATGTCCCAGTTAGAAGGGAGGTTTACAGTGTTTACTCTGCTGTTTCATCGAGAGCATGCAGTTCAGCCTACCGAGATGTGTCTTGTTATTGTGCCATTGCTCATTTATAATTATAACCCTTATCACTGATTTTTGAATATGTTCACTCATTCTTTATTTCACCTAATTTATTTACCCAGCGGTAATAAGGTTTTATAAAGCTGAAAAGACCATAAATTGATTTACGTGAAAGAGAACACATTCATTGGTTGGAGACAAGATCATGCCATTCACAACAGGGCCCTACAGGGTCATTCCTTTTCAAACTTAATTTTGTTTTAGGCATTGTATCTCAGTATTGATTTTGTATTTAAAGAGAAAACACATGCAGTGTGCATCATTATAAATACCTGAAAAAGTTCACTATGCCCTCAAAATCTCCAGGGATGAGAACAATGAGGGAGATAATAGTGGTGAAGATGAGAGCTGGAGATGGAGTAAGGCGTCTCACATGAGCCATGGCCAAGATATCGGGCTGAAAGTGCAGACAAATATGAGAAGGACTATTTTCGTATTTCATAAAGTAGGAGCTGACAGGTTTTTGGTACACAGACTGCAGATCAGTTTGACATAAAACTGAAGAGAAATGTACTATTTAATTTGGCCATTATTTCCCTGATATCAGACGTTTACTTTAAAACTTGTAACTGAAATGTTTACTCTTTCTTACCATATGTCCCTCTCTGGCAGCGACAAAGCAAACCCGTCCTCCACTGAAGAATGATCCATTCAGGGAACCAAACGATGATAGAGCTGCTGCAACAGACATCACCCAGCCCCAGCCTCCCAGGACTTTATTCCTGTTTTCAAATTTAGAAATGGCAAGTCACCTTCCCACTTCCTGACCAAaaagctttcattcattcattcattatctgtaagcgcttatccagttaagggtcgcggtgggtccagaacctacccggtTCTGGGGTAGATTATGCCTCATTGTGCAAGGCGGaaacactccctggagggggcgccagtccttcacagggcaacacacacactcacacatgcaagtacacttttgagtggactgtgggaggaaaccagagcatccggaggaaacccactcagacacagggagaacacaccaactcctcacagacagtcacccggagtgggaatcgaatccacaacctccaggtccctggagctgtgtggctgcaacactacctgctgcgccatcgtgcctcCCACCAAAAAGCTTTTAATCAGTAATATCATATATAAGTATGTAAGCTGTAACACATCCGTTAATTTACCGCTGACTGATGCATTATATGTTTTCTGTGCATGAACACCTACCCCCATGTCACAGCCACAGCGCTGGAAAATGCCATCTCTCTTGGAGTCATGACAGCCAGATAACTCACATTGACCAGTAAGTAGAGGACCGTTACCATGGGGATGGCAATCATTATTGCCCTGGGTAGATTTACCTACAATGAGGAAAAATGATAGAAAATCGGTGCAATTACTCTTAATggtaaacaccttaaaatatTACTTATCCAACAGGTTTCTAATTTCCCCTCATAACAAGTTGTTAAAAATGGaacttcaaaacaaaaaaaaaagatcaaaacACATCTTAAATAACTATGTAAATATCTCACCTCAGGATTTTTCACTTCCTCAGTCACAAAGTTTAAGTTGTACCACCCTGCAAAAGACCACAGGCCCTGGTACAGAGCCATTCCAATGGGACTGACCCCCAACCTTGTACCCTCAAAAGCAATGTCTGTATTGCTTAGGCCTTCTAAGGTGCCTTGAGCCATGGTCACGATTCCCCCGATCACTATCACCATGAGAGCAATCACTTTGGCCACTAAGAAAACAACCTGAACAGCCATGGTTAAGCGAACGTTCATAATGTTGGCTATAGTCACTACCAAAATGCAAGTCACCGCAATACACTTCACCACCAAGGTAGGTGGAGTGCAGCCTGGGTAAAAAGGAGCCACAGCATACTCAGCAAAGCTCAGGGCAATGGCTGATATTCCTGACGGCCTCACCACGATCATGAACGTAAAAGCCACGAAGAATGCTGGGAAGGGACCGTAGATTCTCAGCACATAGATGAAGTCACCTCCAGACTCTCTGTAGATGGTGCCCAGCTCGGCATAACACAGCGCAGCCCCCAAAGCCACCAGGCCACACACAGCCCAAACGATCAAGCTGGCTCCAGGGCTCCCGATGTTAGACAGCACAAACTGAGGGGACATAAAAATCCCAGAACCGATCATAGTGCCAGCCACTAGAGATATGGCACTGATTAATCCTATCTGCCTTTTGAGGTTTAAATTTTCAGGCTCTTTTTTCTCCATGGTGTCGAGCTACAAGCAAAAAAAACCGCAACACTTTTTCCAAATCCTCCAGCAAAAGTAATTATATTCAGAGAAGGTGAAGTGACACCAAGTACAAAGGAACTCTGTTTacaaattaacttttacagcacctCAGCTGTCTTTATCACTTCTTAGATTGTCAGAGAtaattttttcttaaatgtTATATGTATAAAGCTCTATGGGATCCTCTGTGGTTTATATTAACTGTGAGTAAACACCTATGCACATTGTCACTGCAAGTAAATAAACTGTAGTGTGCAAACACAACTTAGTGATCGAAGTACAACAGAATCATGCAAGGTTTTTGTGAGCTACAGTGTGAGGAAAGTTAATTTTTGTTTCTCTTAAAGCAACTCTTTTCACAGAAAAATACAACCATGAGTGAAATATTCAACGTCTATTTCTTATTGACAACACTATCATTTTAGTGTGAAGTATTCCTGTAAGAGGCTGTAAATGTTATGAGCATTATAAAGATACAGGAACAAGGCCGACTGTACACTAAGGCTCTCACTAGTCCAgtgcttctttttttaaaggaataccTTGTTATCTTCTATTCTCACATAAGGTTTAAAACCATTTACTTTAACTCTTACTGATACATTTAAAACTCGTAACATGCATCTGCTTTACATTTTACAGCAGAGATTTACTAATCCCACCTGCTTGCCATGTTTCTGCCAAGCTGTTCATTCATGATCTAGTTAGATCAGATTAGATTAGATAAAAGAGAGGTTTTTTTTAGTGTGTAtcgtgtttatatttaaaagtgCTATGTAAAATATGCAAATTTAAATGTGCTGTAACGACCATGGAAAAGTCTAAAGGACCTCACTAATTTGCGAACACTGACTTTGCCATTCGCTaatgtaattcattaattacattaaatatttcttagctcgtgaaaaacaaacatgggtCAGATAATTTCCTATAAAATATAACTGGAGGATGAAGATATGGACAGTGTATAATTTGAGTAGAATCCTGCTGTAATAAGATCCGACATCCTTCATATTTGGAGTGCACCTCTGCACTTATATATAGAAAATTATCACCTCAAATCCCATTATAACCTCTCAGCAATCAAGAGGTTAAACTTCCTTAACTGAGGAATGCTTGCTTCAGACTTGTGTAAAAAGAGAGCTGAGTAATTTTCCACCCCCAGCTAGTAGCTGAGTGGAAGTTACAAACGTAGTCAAGGGCTATAAGGTTTGATTATGGcctcattaaattaaatttaataaaacaaaggaaTTGAAGGACAGTAGCTTGTCGACACCCAAATATTTGCTCTTCAGGAGAAGACTGTATATGGCATCAAATATTGCTATATACGTACATGCCAAATTTAATTATAGGTCTGATGTTTTAAGctatatgctaatgctaatgtctTGGTTAGGAGTGGACCACCCAGGGGTCCCTGCAGACatgttggaaaagcaccaaaaatACCTGTGAATAGCTAGTAGGGATGTTAATTTATGATAGAATAAAATGTTGcaatgcttttttgtttttctggattTACAGTAACTCATATAAATCATAAATAATTATGCCCTtatcactgaatattttcaatATCATGAGGTAAAAATGGTTACCTCTGGGCGTTTCAGCTCTTCGGTCACATAGTTCAGGTTGTTCCAGCCATCATAGGACCACAGACACTGATAGAAGGCCATTCCTATGGCGCTGATGCTGGGGTTGGTCCCTTCAAAAGTATTCTGCAGGTTTGCAGTGTTCCCTTGAATAAGTAACACTACACCAGCAATCACTATAACCAACAGAGCAAGGCATTTAACCACCATGAAGAACACTGTTACAGCCATGGCTGAGCGCACATTGAGGCAATTCAGTATGGTCAACAATATGATCCCAACAGCAGCCACAGATTTCACCACTACAACTGGAGCAGGGCAGTCCTCATAGAAGGGTGCAACAACATTCTGTGCAAAGCTGAGAGCCACTCCAGCCAAGCCAGTAGGCCTCACAACCACAATAGATGTAAACGCAAAAACAAATGCCATCAGGTTGCCTGAAGTCCGCAGTATGTAAATGTATTCTCCCCCAGACTCGCGGATGACTGTACCCAGTTCAGCGTAGCTGAGAGATGCTAACATAGCCAACAGACCACAGCCAGCCCATATCAACAAGCCGGCTCCTGGACTTCCAATGTTCAGCAACACAGTTTGCGGGGACATGAAAATTCCTGATCCAATCATCACTCCTGCAATGAGGGACACCCCTCCAACCAATCCCACTTCTGATTTCAGCTTCAGTTTCTTAGGTGTGCTGTCCATATCTGCTGCCATACCTGAGAATGCTTTTTTCAAAAGGATGTTCTTTTCActaacaaaatgtaaatgaagaaCGGGATGCCACAATGCACCACCGACAATTGAAACAGCTGCCAATTACACGTTTGTAGACACGTAGTTGTAAATTCAGTGTTGCACTTCAGTGTTGTACTCAGCGTACGACATGCTGTGTTTCTGTCTCCAGCCAAACActtattgatttttttctttcatttgagGCATGAAGATATAAAAGGACCGAGGTTCATACACGCCTGGGAAAAGTCTTTTTTACGACAAGCTCTCGTTATTTAATAACTTCTCTATATGCACTCTCAGCACTACAGCACTACAATTGTTTACGTCTAAAGCTAATTTGACATTTAAATGCTACTGTTATTGGTTTCTTTTGTATAATTAACAACACAAGTACAGATAGCAGATTTTGAAAGAAAGCTACATGAACCAATGTATACTTGCTTAATGCCTTTTCTATTGATCTCTTTAAAAGGGAAAACACCTACATATTAATATCAGTGGAAATGAAATAGTccagattttaaaaacaaaagaaaaagggTGTATCCTCTAAAGATTTTCAGGTAGTGCCTCCAAATGATTCTAAAATGTATtccaaacaaaaacagcttgttcttggTCTTCTCAGCACAATCAGCCATAGCCTGTTGCTTCTTATTGAGGGTTAATCTTTTGCATTCAGGCTTGCTCTAATCAGTGGGTGGTTGTAAAATGGGTGGTACAAAAGCCCTCTAGATTACAGCAGCACTGCCTTTTGTGATTTAGACTACTTACAGTCTGctactgaaattatttttaaatttaggtTGTTTTTAACCACACTGTGATTATTCTCCAGTTTAGAAAAACCACAAGATTGACCCCAGGACAAAAACCTGAGCACTGACACATTTAGTAAATTATTGGAGACTAAGTGAGATTTCATATCTGGCTGAACAATAACAAAGCATTTCTTTGTTAATTTTAGAATAAGTATCTACAAACTAACTACTGTGAGTCAACATACTCAGTGACAGAAGTGAACAAGTGTAAATGGTTTCACGTAGGTTTAAATAgttacatttttcacctaaCTGAGACTTGCACAAGTTTACTCTTCCACAGAATCTCTGATCACGTGTTCTGCTCCTTCGTATATCTTCACAGCTTAAATTTCACCTACACATTACCTGTAACACATTATCTCAATCAGTTAATTTTTACTGCTGCTTTATAATTTGCTGTGGTCTCTGGTGTCCAACAAAGGAGGATGACTTCCCCCATaggagtcttggttcctctcaatgTTTCTTCCTTGTGCACTGAGGGAGCTTTTTCCTGGCACACTTTCCCTTGGCTTGCTCTTAGGAGGTTTGGACCCAGacctctgtaaagctgctttgtgatgactttgtgttgtgaaaggtgctatataaatatagtCTGACTGATTCATTGATTGAAAACAACTTAATCCAAGTGTGGAAATTTGGTCTATCCATCCACAGATATAAATCTGTTTCAAATCAGTTTCACATTCACTCTTCCTTGTAAATATCAAACTCGGAAGATGGAGTTGAAAAatattatgcaaaaataaaaaggtttcAAGAATTTGGATGACGATTCCATGATGAACAAAAGACT is a window of Hoplias malabaricus isolate fHopMal1 chromosome 1, fHopMal1.hap1, whole genome shotgun sequence DNA encoding:
- the zmp:0000001267 gene encoding b(0,+)-type amino acid transporter 1, with protein sequence MAADMDSTPKKLKLKSEVGLVGGVSLIAGVMIGSGIFMSPQTVLLNIGSPGAGLLIWAGCGLLAMLASLSYAELGTVIRESGGEYIYILRTSGNLMAFVFAFTSIVVVRPTGLAGVALSFAQNVVAPFYEDCPAPVVVVKSVAAVGIILLTILNCLNVRSAMAVTVFFMVVKCLALLVIVIAGVVLLIQGNTANLQNTFEGTNPSISAIGMAFYQCLWSYDGWNNLNYVTEELKRPEVNLPRAIMIAIPMVTVLYLLVNVSYLAVMTPREMAFSSAVAVTWGNKVLGGWGWVMSVAAALSSFGSLNGSFFSGGRVCFVAAREGHMPDILAMAHVRRLTPSPALIFTTIISLIVLIPGDFEGIVNFFSFTAWFFYGVTLSGLIYLKIKRRDLPRTYTVPILIPILVLLAAAFLVLAPIIDNPQIEYLYVTLFILSGLLIYIPFIHYKLFPGLLDKLTVFLQLFLEVAPADKNL